The sequence below is a genomic window from Micromonospora aurantiaca ATCC 27029.
TGGCTGCTCAGCGGCTTCCAGCCGTACCGGAGCGTGCCGGCGAGCAGCGCGGTACCGGCCAGCAACAGCAGGGCCAGCCCGGAGTACGCGAGCGCGACGACCAGCTTCACCGCGAGCAGCCGGGCCCGGGGCACCGGCACCGCCAGCAGGTAGCGCAGGCTGCCCCAGCTCGCCTCGCTCGCCACCGTGTCGCCGCAGAACAGCGCCACCACCACGACCAGCAGGAACGACGCGGACACCAGGATCGAGAACAGGGTGAAGTTGAGCCCGCCTGACGTGGCCAGGTCGGCCAGGCTGGAGAACTCGCCCCGCCCGCCGCCGTCGTCGTCCCCGGCGTCGAACTGGAACGCCACCAGGATGATCAGCGGCAGCAGCACCATGAACCCCAGCGCGAGCTGGGTACGCCGGCGCGACGCCTGCCGCCGGAACTCCGCGCCGAACGGGAGCGTGGCCGAGGGCCGGTAACCGGCCGCCGCCCCGCCCGCGCCCGGCGCCGCCGTACCGGACGTGCCGCCACCAGGCGACGATGCCACAGACGAACCCGCCATCACCGGTCCCCGCTTCCCCGAGAGTTCTCGCCCACCAGGGCGAGGAACGCGTCCTCCAGGCGGCGCCGGGGCACCACCCGGTCCACCCCGATGCCGGCGCGGACCAGTTCGGCCACCACCTCGCTGCGGGCGGTGCCGTTGGTGTCGACCACCAGGCCGCCGTCGGCGTCGGGCAGCACCCGTACGCCGTCGAGTCGGTCGAGCACCGTACGCGCCGCGTCCGGGTCGCTCACCTCGAACAGCACGCTCGGCGACTCGCCGACGATCTCCTCCACCGGGCCGGACGCCACGATCCGCCCCTTGTTCACCACCACCGCGTGCGTACAGGTCTGCTCCACCTCGGCCAGCAGGTGGCTGGAGACCAGCACCGCCCGGCCGTCGGTGGCGTAACGCTGGAGCACCCGGCGCATCTCGGCGATCTGCGGCGGGTCCAGCCCGTCCGTCGGCTCGTCCAGCACCAGCAGCTCGGGCAGGCCGAGCATGGCCTGGGCGATGGCCAGCCGCTGCCGCATGCCGTGGCTGTACTTCTTCGTCCGCCGGTGCACCGAGTCGCCCAGGCCGGCGATCTCCAGCGCCTCGTCGAAGTGCGCGTCCTCCCACGGCCGGCCGGTGGCCCGCCAGTACGCCTTGAGGTTGTCCAGGCCGGACAGGTGCGGCAGGAAGCCCGGCCCCTCGACCAGCGCGCCGATCCGGGACAGCACCGGCGAGCCCGGCACCAGCCGGTGACCGAAGACGTAGATCTCCCCGGCGGTGGGCTGGGTCAGTCCCATCAGCACCCGCAGCGTGGTGGTCTTGCCCGCGCCGTTGGGCCCGAGCAGGCCGACCACCTGGCCGGGGTGCACCTCGAAGTCCACGTCGGAGACCGCGACGAAGCCGTCCGCGTACTCCTTGCGCAGGTTGCGCACGGCGAGCGGGACGCCCGCGTACTCCGGGTGCACGGAGTCGTCCTGGCGACGGTGCCGGCGGCGGGTGAGCAGCACGACCACGACGAGCCCGGCCACGATCGCGACGAGCAGGCCGGCCAGCGCCCAGCGCCAGATCGCGGCGGTGGTGGGGATCGGCGTGGCGTCGACGGTGGGCAGCGTCAGCGGCCCGTCGGCGAGCGCCACCGTGTGCACGGCCGGTTCGGCGGGCGAGGCGTACGCCTGGTCCGACGTCGCCACCACGAGCCGCAGCCGGTGCCCGGCCTCGACCCGCCGGACGATCCCCGGCAGCGTCACGGTGACCGGCGTGGCCGCGTCGACGGTGGCCGGCAGGCCGGTCAGGCGCACCGGCGCGACCAGGCCGGACGGCAGCGTGGCAGCGCCCTGCGGGTCGACGTCGTAGAGCTTCACGAACAGCACCGCCTCGCCGGTCGGGGAGGCGGCCCTGATCCGCACGGTGGGCGCGCCCACCACGTCGACCGGCTCGTCCAGCGGCGCCGACTCGAAACGGGCGTGCTGGCCGGGGATGTCACCGGCGACGCCGTCCAGCAGCGAGCCGAGCGCGCCCGCGAACGGCACCGAGGAGATCGCCGCCGGGTTGCCGTTCGGCGGTACGGCGACCGGCTGGGGCGGACCGGCGAGCGTCACCTCGCGGCGGTCCTGCCCGGTCAGCCCCGGGTAGTCGGCGGTACGGAAGCCGGTCGCCACCAGGCCCCGGTCGAGCGCGTCGAACCCGGCGATCCGGGAGAACGTGAACGTGTCGCCGGGCGCCGCCCCGTCGCCCTTGACGTAGTGGTCGAGCCACTGTGCGGTCAGGAACTTCACCCGGTCGGAGTCGGAGGTGGGTCCGGAGCCGCCGTCGTGGCCGCCGGTGAACCAGGCGACCCGTACCGGGGTGCCGGCGGCGGCGATGCCCCGGGCGTTGGCGTCCGCCTCGGCCAGCGGGAACAGCGTGTCCGCCTCGCCCTGCACCAGCAGCGTCGGCGACTTGATCCGGTCCAGCACGCCGGCCGGCGACGACCGGCGCAGCAGTTCGACCGCCGCCGCGTCGGCCCGGCCGGTGGTGGCGATGCGCAGGTACGCGGCGCAGACGTCGGCCGCGAAGCGCCCGCAGGACGGGTCGGCGGCGCCGGCCGGCGCGCGACCGGCACCGGTGCCCGGCCCGGCGCCCGGCTGCGGGCTCGGCGGGCCGGCCGACTCGGGTGCGCCCTCCGGTGCGGCGGCGGTGGCCCCGGAGAGCCCGGCCGGGCCGGATCCGGCGTTCCCGCCGCCGCCGAAGAAGATGCCGGCCCAGCCCTTCTTGAACACGCCGTCGGTGGGCTGCCGGCCGCTGCTCTCCGGCAGGAATGCGCGGGACAGGTCGTTCCAGGTGATCATCGGGACGATCGCGTCGATCCGCTGGTCCTGCGCGGCGAGCAGCAGGGCCAGGCCGCCGCCGTACGAGCCGCCGACCACACCGACCCGGGGGTCGCCGGCCGCGTCGAGGCGGATGTCCGGCCGCTGCGCGAGCCGGTCGAGCAGCCGCTGCGCGTCCCGCACCTCGTAGTCGGGGTTGTCCAGGTGGATCTGGCCGCCGCTGCGCCCGAACCCGCGGGCGGTCCAGGTGAGCACCGCGTACCCGCGGGCGACCAGGTCCTCGGCGTCGGAGCGGACCGAGTCCTTGGTCCCGCCGAAGCCGTGCGCCAGCAGCACCGCCGGCACCCGGTTCGACGACGAGGCGTCCTCCGGCAGGTAGAGCGTGGTGTCCAGGTCGACCGGCTCGTCGCCGGAGGGCCCGGAACGCACTGTCACCAGGGCCGGCTCGGTCCGGAAGTCCGCGCCCCGCGGCCGGGCCACCCAGACCAGCGCGGCGGCGACGAGGACGACCACCACCACTGCGGCGACGATGCGGCGCGGATGGCCGGCCAGGGCGCGCCGGAGCCGCGCGGCGGTTGATCTCATGCGCCACACGGTACGGGCCGACGGCTGAGCATTCGCTGAGATCCGCCGTACGTCTGTCCGGTTGCACCGATCGTCGCGTAGCGTCCGTCATCCGCCAAAGGTCCAGAGCATCCCAGCGGGACGTATTCGGATCATGTGAATTCACATCTACAGGCGCAAACCATCGTCGATGTCATTTCTCGGCAACACGATCACACGCTACGTACCTTTCGCCCTGACGCAGGGTCACCCAAAATGGACTGACGCGAAGCCGACTCATCGGCCGAGGTCTCACGCGCGTCCGGTTCGGCTACTTTTCCGGTCCGGTGCACGGGACTGCGTACGGCGACCTCCCGGGGCACCGATCGCCCCGCCGTCGCCGGAGGAGACACACCATGACAGTCCCCGCGTCGCGGGTTCGCCGGCGGCCCGCCGTACCGGGCCGCACGCTCGCCCTGGTGCTGGTGCTGGCGCTGCTGGCCCCGCTCGGGCTGATCTTCGTCCAGGCCGAACGCGACTTCGCCGACGACCACGACCTGGTGAGCCGGGAGCGGCTCGGCGTCCGCTATCTGCGCGCCCTCGGGCCGGTCACCGACACGCTGGTGGAGGCCCAGGCCATCGCCGTCGCCGAAGGGGCCGTCTCCCGGGCCTCGCTCGCCGCCGCCATCGAGGGCGTCGCGGAGGTGGACAACGCCGTCGGCGACGAGC
It includes:
- a CDS encoding ABC transporter permease subunit; this translates as MAGSSVASSPGGGTSGTAAPGAGGAAAGYRPSATLPFGAEFRRQASRRRTQLALGFMVLLPLIILVAFQFDAGDDDGGGRGEFSSLADLATSGGLNFTLFSILVSASFLLVVVVALFCGDTVASEASWGSLRYLLAVPVPRARLLAVKLVVALAYSGLALLLLAGTALLAGTLRYGWKPLSSQVSAELAPADGLLRLLGVLGYLAVVLLVVAGLAFLLSVTTDAALGAVGGAVLLWILSSILDQITALGGLRNLLPTHYSSAWLGLLSTPMQTDDVVKGAFSAVVYATLFWGLAFWRFTRKDVTS